A genomic region of Mus musculus strain C57BL/6J chromosome 7, GRCm38.p6 C57BL/6J contains the following coding sequences:
- the Olfr606 gene encoding olfactory receptor 606, with protein MAPSNSSVSVSSTFYLTGIPGYEEFHHWISIPFCLIYIIGVTGNCSILHIVRTDPKLHEPMYYFLAMLSLTDMAMSLPAMVSLFRVLWSISREIQFNICVVQMFLIHTFSFTESSVLLAMALDRYVAICHPLRYATILTPKLIAKIGIAALLRSAIPLIPLLVRLAFFSFCRSHVLSHSYCLHQDIIRLACADIRFNVIYGMVVILMLWGMDSLGILITYVFILHSVLRIASREGRLKALNTCASHICAVLILYVPMIGLSIVHRFAKHSSPFVHIFMAHIYLMVPPVLNPIIYSVKTKQIRQGIFHLICPHKINSSAM; from the coding sequence ATGGCACCGTCAAATTCCAGTGTCAGTGTGTCCTCCACATTCTATCTCACAGGTATCCCTGGCTATGAGGAATTTCACCACTGGATTTCCATCCCATTCTGCCTTATCTACATTATTGGGGTAACAGGGAACTGTTCCATCTTGCACATTGTACGAACTGACCCCAAACTCCACGAGCCCATGTATTACTTCCTGGCTATGCTTTCGCTCACTGACATGGCCATGTCCTTGCCTGCTATGGTATCACTTTTCAGGGTGTTGTGGTCTATTTCCCGAGAAATCCAGTTTAATATTTGCGTGGtccaaatgtttctgattcatacTTTTTCCTTCACTGAGTCATCTGTGCTCTTGGCCATGGCTCTTGATCGTTACGTGGCTATTTGCCACCCCCTGCGATATGCTACGATTCTCACGCCGAAACTTATTGCTAAAATTGGAATTGCAGCCTTACTTCGGAGTGCTATTCCACTCATTCCTCTCCTGGTTCGTCTAGCATTCTTTTCCTTCTGCCGCTCCCATGTCCTTTCTCATTCTTATTGTCTGCACCAGGACATAATCCGCCTTGCCTGCGCTGACATCAGGTTTAATGTTATATACGGAATGGTGGTGATTCTTATGCTGTGGGGAATGGATTCTTTGGGTATTTTAATAACTTATGTTTTCATCCTTCACTCAGTGTTAAGAATTGCATCCCGGGAGGGTAGGCTTAAGGCACTCAACACATGTGCATCCCATATCTGTGCTGTGCTCATTCTATATGTGCCCATGATAGGGTTGTCTATCGTCCACCGTTTTGCCAAACATTCCTCTCCCTTTGTTCATATCTTCATGGCTCATATTTACTTAATGGTGCCACCAGTGCTCAACCCAATCATCTATAGTGTGAAGACCAAGCAGATCCGACAAGGAATATTCCATTTGATCTGTCCCCACAAAATCAATTCTTCTGCAATGTAA
- the Olfr608 gene encoding olfactory receptor 608, with translation MVNDTTHHYISFFYLVGIPGFENFHYLISIPVCLLFVLTLLGNSIVIATIKLEPSLHQPMYFFLCMLAMNDILLTCSTSLKMLGIFWFNEHWIEFDVCLTQMYFIHTLCIFESAILVAMAFDRFVAICIPLHYATILTTAMVIKLGVVGLSRALLMVLPCPLLIKRLPYYTGYIIPHTYCEHMAVVKLASANTFINRAYGISAALSVITLDVWLIAASYIKILQAVFRLSSQNARSKALGTCAAHVCTILAFYTPALFSFLTHRIGKNVPPSVHIILASMYLLVPPTVNPLVYGVKTKQIRDRVLSLFSHLKIAEY, from the coding sequence ATGGTAAATGATACAACACATCACTACATTTCATTTTTCTACCTGGTTGGTATTCCTGGCTTCGAAAATTTTCACTACTTGATCAGCATCCCTGTTTGCCTCCTGTTTGTCTTGACCTTACTGGGGAACAGCATAGTCATTGCTACTATCAAGCTGGAGCCAAGCCTCCACCAGcctatgtatttctttctttgcatGTTGGCAATGAATGACATTCTTCTTACCTGTTCCACGTCCCTGAAAATGcttggtattttctggtttaatGAACACTGGATTGAGTTTGATGTCTGTCTAACACAAATGTATTTTATTCACACACTTTGCATTTTTGAGTCAGCCATCCTGGTGGCTATGGCTTTTGATCGCTTTGTGGCCATTTGCATCCCACTGCATTATGCAACCATCCTCACAACAGCCATGGTTATTAAGCTGGGTGTAGTTGGCTTGAGCCGAGCTCTGCTGATGGTTTTGCCATGCCCTCTTCTCATTAAGAGGCTGCCCTACTACACAGGCTATATAATCCCTCATACCTACTGTGAGCACATGGCTGTGGTGAAGTTAGCCAGTGCCAACACTTTCATTAACAGAGCATACGGAATCTCAGCAGCCCTTTCAGTAATAACATTGGACGTATGGCTCATAGCCGCATCTTACATAAAAATCCTTCAAGCAGTGTTCCGGCTTTCTTCCCAGAATGCCCGCTCCAAAGCCCTGGGCACCTGTGCTGCTCATGTCTGCACTATTCTTGCCTTCTATACACCTGCACTGTTTAGCTTCCTAACTCATCGCATTGGCAAGAATGTGCCTCCAAGTGTCCACATCATCTTGGCAAGCATGTACCTTCTAGTGCCCCCCACAGTCAATCCGTTGGTGTATGGTGTCAAGACAAAACAGATTCGAGATCGAGTGCTGAGCCTCTTTTCACACTTGAAAATTGCTGAATACTAA
- the Olfr607 gene encoding olfactory receptor 607 translates to MDITIRELNTTPTQLTFFLLTGVPGLEDIQIWMSIPFSFMYVLAVLGNVLVMAVVVYDRSLHEPMYLFLAMLAFNDVLLCTVTVPQMLLIFWQGPLEATFPACLTQMFFVHALFLSESAVLLAMAFDRYVAICIPLHYTSLLTSSIIGKVGLVLIARSVAVVTPGVLLILRLDFCRSNIIHHTYCENMGIAKLACNSFTLNSIYGLSAALLTTGLDFVFISLSYWLILKTVLQLPSKEARTKAFGTCGAHICVILIFYTLAFFSFFTHRFGHHVSRHTLILLANLYLLIPPTMNPIVYGIKTKEIRMRVVGTCSQTLFKSNETAKNR, encoded by the exons ATGGATATCACAATAAGAG AACTCAACACTACACctactcagctcactttctttcTGCTTACTGGTGTGCCAGGATTAGAAGATATTCAGATTTGGATGTCCATACCTTTCAGCTTCATGTACGTTTTGGCTGTGTTAGGAAATGTGCTGGTCATGGCAGTAGTGGTCTATGACAGGAGCCTCCATGAACCCATGTATCTCTTCCTGGCCATGTTGGCATTCAATGATGTCCTCCTCTGTACTGTCACGGTACCCCAAATGCTGCTCATTTTCTGGCAGGGCCCCTTGGAAGCCACATTCCCTGCATGCCTGACACAGATGTTTTTTGTCCATGCTCTGTTCCTCTCTGAATCTGCTGTCTTACTGGCTATGGCTTTTGATCGCTATGTGGCTATCTGCATTCCACTGCATTATACATCCCTGCTTACAAGCTCTATCATTGGCAAGGTTGGGCTGGTGCTGATAGCTCGAAGTGTGGCTGTTGTTACTCCAGGTGTTCTACTTATTCTCCGCTTGGACTTTTGCCGAAGCAACATTATCCATCACACATACTGTGAGAACATGGGCATTGCCAAGTTGGCTTGCAACAGCTTTACCTTAAATAGCATTTATGGTCTCTCAGCTGCTCTTCTCACGACAGGGCTGGACTTTGtctttatctccttgtcctaCTGGCTAATCTTGAAAACTGTTCTACAACTGCCATCAAAAGAAGCACGGACAAAAGCCTTTGGCACCTGCGGAGCTCACATTTGCGTCATTTTAATATTCTACACActggcctttttctctttctttacccATCGCTTTGGGCACCATGTGTCCAGGCACACTCTCATCCTCCTGGCAAATCTCTATCTACTGATACCCCCAACCATGAACCCCATTGTTTATGGAATAAAGACCAAAGAGATAAGGATGCGAGTAGTAGGAACCTGTTCTCAAACATTATTCAAGTCTAATGAAACAGCAAAGAACAGGTaa